A window from Methylococcus mesophilus encodes these proteins:
- a CDS encoding ABC transporter ATP-binding protein, with amino-acid sequence MSELGTLSIRNVSKQYKVKGSTLSVLENIDLDVKPGEFVAIVGSSGCGKSTLLRLVVGLEGDYRGDILLDGERITGPGLQRGIVFQEHRLFPWATVRENVGLGLLNADLERAEKERLIQEHIDLVGLHGFENAHPHQLSGGMAQRAAIARGLVNRPEILLLDEPFGALDALTKIYLQTELQRIWLQEDITMILVTHDVEEAVFLSDRVVVMDARPGRIKRIVPVPLEHPRDRADPEFARLKNEVLGEISGFKPVNAKPALKVVGGGLGVF; translated from the coding sequence ATGTCCGAACTCGGCACACTGAGCATCCGCAACGTCAGCAAGCAGTACAAGGTCAAGGGGAGTACGCTGAGCGTACTGGAAAACATCGACCTGGACGTCAAGCCAGGCGAATTTGTCGCCATCGTCGGCTCCAGCGGCTGCGGCAAATCCACACTGCTGCGGCTGGTCGTCGGCCTGGAGGGCGACTACCGCGGCGACATCCTGCTGGACGGCGAGCGCATCACCGGGCCGGGTTTGCAGCGCGGCATTGTGTTCCAGGAGCACCGGCTGTTTCCCTGGGCCACGGTGCGGGAGAACGTCGGGCTGGGCCTGCTCAACGCCGACCTGGAGCGTGCCGAGAAGGAGCGGCTGATCCAGGAGCATATCGACCTGGTCGGTCTGCACGGCTTCGAGAACGCCCATCCCCACCAACTCTCCGGCGGCATGGCGCAGCGCGCCGCCATCGCCCGTGGGCTGGTCAACCGGCCGGAAATCCTTCTGCTCGACGAGCCCTTCGGGGCGCTGGACGCGCTCACCAAGATCTACCTGCAGACCGAGCTGCAACGCATCTGGCTACAGGAGGACATCACCATGATCCTGGTGACGCACGACGTGGAAGAGGCGGTATTCTTGTCCGACCGGGTGGTGGTGATGGATGCCCGGCCCGGCCGGATCAAGCGCATCGTGCCGGTGCCGCTGGAGCATCCGCGCGACCGCGCCGATCCGGAGTTCGCCCGTTTGAAAAACGAGGTGCTCGGCGAAATCAGCGGTTTCAAACCCGTCAACGCCAAGCCCGCGCTCAAGGTCGTCGGAGGCGGGCTAGGAGTATTTTAG
- a CDS encoding ABC transporter permease, giving the protein MSTISTAIRTAPKVRARALSLPAFDASRYRGLVIPLALLALWEIAAQAHWINPVLLASPSVILGGFERLLGEGDLLFNLKLSVTRMGLGWLAGSLIGVAAGLILGLSRTADRVLGPTLHAFRQIAPFAWIPLISVWFGLGDSAKVAFIALVVFFPVVVNTYEGIRSVPKQLLEVSRVLMFSPVRRIRSVVLPAATPAILNGLELGFLYAWLSTIGAEYLMNATGGVGSMMESAQESLEMDVVFVGVIVSGLIGFGISLSVRLARARLLHWRKSFA; this is encoded by the coding sequence ATGTCTACGATCAGCACAGCCATCCGTACCGCGCCCAAGGTCCGCGCCCGCGCCTTGTCCCTGCCGGCATTCGACGCATCCCGCTACCGCGGGCTGGTGATTCCTCTGGCGCTGCTGGCGCTGTGGGAAATCGCCGCGCAGGCTCACTGGATCAATCCGGTTCTGTTGGCATCGCCCTCGGTCATCCTCGGCGGCTTCGAGCGCCTGCTCGGCGAGGGCGATCTCCTGTTCAACCTCAAGCTCAGCGTTACCCGCATGGGTCTGGGCTGGCTGGCCGGCTCGCTCATCGGCGTCGCCGCCGGATTGATCCTGGGCCTGTCCCGCACCGCGGACCGTGTGTTAGGCCCGACCCTGCACGCTTTCCGCCAGATCGCTCCGTTCGCCTGGATTCCGCTGATCTCGGTGTGGTTCGGCCTGGGCGATTCGGCCAAGGTGGCCTTCATCGCGTTGGTGGTGTTTTTCCCCGTAGTGGTGAACACCTATGAAGGCATCCGCAGCGTGCCCAAGCAACTGCTCGAGGTGTCGCGGGTCCTGATGTTCTCGCCGGTCCGGCGCATCCGCTCGGTCGTGCTGCCCGCCGCTACGCCTGCCATACTCAACGGGCTGGAGCTCGGCTTCCTCTACGCCTGGCTGTCCACCATCGGCGCGGAATACCTGATGAACGCCACCGGCGGCGTCGGGTCCATGATGGAAAGCGCGCAGGAATCGCTGGAAATGGATGTCGTGTTCGTCGGCGTCATCGTGTCCGGCCTGATCGGCTTCGGCATCAGCCTGAGCGTCCGGCTGGCCCGCGCGCGCCTGCTGCACTGGCGCAAGTCGTTCGCTTGA